The Daucus carota subsp. sativus chromosome 9, DH1 v3.0, whole genome shotgun sequence genome window below encodes:
- the LOC108202991 gene encoding probable protein phosphatase 2C 49 — translation LAISEYNTNSLFCSRLLVANAGDCRAVLCRKGEAIDMSQDHRPSYASERKRVEELGGFIDDGYLNGVLSVTRALGDWDLKLSRGNPSPLIAEPDVRQIVLTEDDEFLIIACDGIWDVMSSQQAISLVRRGLRRHDDPGQCARDLVMEALRLNTFDNLTVIIVCFTSLDHREASPTPQRRLKCCSLSAEALCSLRNLLDGGVNQ, via the coding sequence CTTGCTATATCAGAATATAACACTAATTCCCTCTTCTGCAGTCGTCTATTGgttgccaatgctggagattgTAGAGCAGTTCTGTGCCGAAAAGGGGAGGCTATTGACATGTCTCAGGACCACAGACCAAGTTATGCATCAGAAAGGAAACGAGTTGAAGAGCTGGGCGGGTTTATTGATGATGGTTATCTCAATGGCGTACTATCAGTAACTCGGGCTTTGGGTGATTGGGACCTGAAATTGTCACGGGGCAACCCGTCGCCTCTCATTGCAGAGCCAGATGTCCGGCAGATTGTTCTGACCGAGGATGATGAGTTCCTCATTATAGCTTGTGATGGAATTTGGGATGTAATGTCAAGTCAGCAGGCAATCAGCCTTGTGCGCCGGGGCTTGAGGCGTCATGATGACCCCGGGCAGTGTGCTAGAGACCTGGTCATGGAGGCTCTGCGTCTTAACACTTTTGATAATCTCACTGTGATCATTGTTTGTTTTACTTCCCTCGATCACAGGGAAGCATCACCAACACCTCAGAGAAGATTAAAATGTTGTAGCCTTTCTGCAGAAGCCCTCTGTAGCTTAAGGAACTTGTTGGATGGCGGTGTCAATCAGTGA